One window of the Chloroflexota bacterium genome contains the following:
- a CDS encoding response regulator transcription factor codes for MTYPDLTPARNDDVALMARQTILLVDDDQEIASLVGEILEQEGYSVTAVATGAEAESGVDQIKPDLVILDIMLPDADGLMLCARLLARWPAPIIMLSGSVRESDRILSLRLGADDFIAKPFDTLELVARVQAVLRRAPRSGAARAAQGLSAVAPPWPGRADQRTAHHGGEALHVGALTIDARRRTVSVNGEPVHLTPTENRLLTALASDPERVFSRDELATALWGYDTLGESRAVDVHIRRLRAKLEPFGESAPPIITVRGFGYKLGDDVESVGA; via the coding sequence ATGACCTACCCAGACCTGACACCTGCTCGCAACGACGACGTGGCGCTCATGGCCCGGCAGACCATCCTGCTGGTGGATGACGACCAGGAGATCGCGAGTCTGGTCGGCGAGATCCTGGAACAGGAAGGGTACAGCGTCACCGCCGTTGCCACCGGTGCGGAAGCTGAGTCCGGCGTCGACCAGATCAAGCCGGACCTTGTCATCCTCGACATTATGCTGCCAGACGCCGATGGCTTGATGCTCTGCGCTCGCCTCCTCGCACGCTGGCCCGCCCCGATCATCATGCTGAGCGGCTCCGTCCGTGAGAGCGACCGCATCCTCAGCCTGCGGCTCGGCGCTGACGACTTCATCGCCAAGCCGTTCGACACCCTCGAGCTGGTGGCTCGGGTGCAGGCGGTTCTGCGCCGCGCACCGCGCTCGGGAGCCGCCCGCGCCGCGCAGGGGCTCAGCGCGGTGGCCCCCCCGTGGCCCGGCCGCGCGGACCAGCGCACGGCCCACCACGGAGGCGAGGCCCTCCATGTCGGCGCGCTGACCATCGACGCGCGCCGACGGACCGTCAGCGTCAACGGCGAGCCGGTCCACCTCACGCCAACCGAGAACCGGCTGCTGACGGCGCTGGCCTCGGACCCGGAGCGCGTGTTCAGCCGCGACGAGCTGGCAACGGCCCTCTGGGGCTACGACACGCTCGGCGAGAGCCGGGCGGTGGACGTCCACATCCGCCGCCTGCGGGCGAAGCTTGAGCCGTTCGGCGAGAGCGCGCCGCCGATCATCACGGTGCGCGGCTTCGGCTACAAGCTCGGAGACGACGTCGAATCCGTGGGCGCATGA
- a CDS encoding DUF4126 domain-containing protein: protein MDPILLGTASAFGLAAAAGLNTSLPLLLLGLAARFGLLTLVTPYDALGSDIALGGLAVLAFGEFAADKIPGADSVVQVLQGPLTLGAGAILFASQNSLIQDVSPGLAILVGLLTAGGVHSVRALVRPVVNLGTFGLGGPVASVTEDIGAVVMTVLAIVAPLLAILALGVAVVGLAVIAPTAARRLLARRRGPQPA, encoded by the coding sequence ATGGACCCGATCCTGCTCGGGACGGCCAGTGCGTTCGGGCTGGCGGCGGCGGCCGGTTTGAACACCTCGCTGCCGTTGCTGCTGCTGGGGTTGGCGGCCCGCTTCGGGCTGCTGACGCTGGTGACGCCCTACGACGCGCTGGGGTCCGACATAGCGTTGGGCGGCCTGGCCGTCCTGGCGTTCGGCGAGTTCGCGGCGGACAAGATCCCCGGGGCAGACAGCGTGGTGCAGGTGCTCCAAGGACCGCTCACGCTCGGCGCTGGGGCCATCCTCTTTGCCAGCCAGAACTCGCTGATCCAGGACGTTTCGCCAGGGCTGGCGATCCTCGTCGGGCTGCTGACGGCCGGCGGCGTTCACTCGGTCCGCGCGCTGGTGCGCCCGGTGGTCAACCTCGGGACGTTCGGGCTGGGCGGCCCGGTGGCATCGGTGACCGAGGACATCGGGGCCGTGGTGATGACGGTGCTGGCGATTGTCGCGCCGTTGCTGGCGATCCTGGCGCTCGGTGTGGCCGTGGTGGGGCTGGCCGTCATCGCGCCGACCGCCGCCCGGCGGCTGCTGGCCCGCCGACGAGGTCCGCAGCCGGCCTGA
- a CDS encoding WYL domain-containing protein — protein MRADRLLSILLLLQVNRKLTAAHLARRLEVSPRTIHRDMEALSMAGVPIYAERGGGGGWVLPASFRTEVIGLTDAEVQALFLPVPTRLLADLGLARAADGAQVKMLASLSPVARRDAEFVRQRIHVDGAGWHDAATHAPAPALAALQEALWLEQRVRITYERAPGHTAGPAGERPTVERELDPLGLVAKGRTWYLVAGVGDDRRTYRVSRIQAVEILAESAVRPADFDLAAAWADSSAAFVAALPRYHATVRVAPDALPWVWMPGSFVQVVSQSEPDADGWRTLQLELQTPENACRYVLGFGAQMAVVGPPELRAAVIEAAHEIVRSYAE, from the coding sequence GTGCGCGCCGACCGTCTGCTCTCCATCCTGTTGCTCCTCCAGGTCAACCGCAAGCTGACGGCCGCCCACCTGGCGCGTCGGCTGGAGGTCTCGCCGCGCACCATCCACCGCGACATGGAAGCCCTCAGCATGGCCGGCGTACCCATCTACGCCGAGCGTGGCGGCGGTGGCGGCTGGGTGCTGCCAGCGTCGTTCCGGACCGAGGTGATTGGCCTCACCGACGCCGAGGTGCAGGCGTTGTTCCTGCCGGTTCCCACCCGACTGCTGGCCGACCTCGGGCTGGCGCGGGCAGCGGACGGCGCCCAGGTCAAGATGCTGGCCTCGCTCTCGCCCGTGGCGCGCCGGGATGCCGAGTTCGTGCGCCAGCGCATCCACGTCGACGGCGCCGGCTGGCACGACGCCGCCACCCACGCGCCGGCGCCGGCCCTGGCAGCCTTGCAGGAGGCCCTCTGGCTGGAGCAGCGCGTCCGCATCACCTACGAGCGCGCACCCGGCCATACCGCCGGCCCGGCCGGTGAGCGCCCGACCGTCGAGCGCGAGCTGGACCCCCTCGGGCTGGTGGCGAAGGGGCGCACCTGGTACCTCGTGGCTGGCGTGGGCGATGACCGGCGCACCTACCGCGTCTCGCGCATCCAGGCCGTCGAGATCCTGGCCGAGTCGGCCGTCCGGCCGGCCGACTTCGACCTCGCCGCCGCCTGGGCCGACTCATCGGCAGCGTTCGTGGCGGCGCTACCACGCTACCACGCCACGGTGCGCGTCGCGCCAGACGCCTTGCCGTGGGTCTGGATGCCCGGCTCGTTCGTGCAGGTCGTCTCGCAGAGCGAGCCGGACGCCGACGGCTGGCGCACCCTCCAACTGGAGCTACAGACGCCAGAGAACGCCTGTCGCTACGTGCTTGGGTTCGGGGCGCAGATGGCGGTAGTGGGGCCGCCGGAGCTGCGGGCGGCGGTGATCGAGGCCGCCCACGAGATCGTACGGTCCTACGCCGAGTGA
- a CDS encoding O-antigen ligase family protein, translating into MIVPTRRPDWVVDHLSWGSPLVVVLLALLVGGGLGVAVAAGSPVGVAAVALGLIAAWCVTRGVQAGLLGLVAVATLLPYAVIPVRVGVALTFVDALLAAIFLNWLLRHVLTARRLQLTLAGRLLVAYLVTAVLALVLGAAYAMPSGAALRSFLKYEVAICLFIVVVDVVRERATIQRLVQALILGGIAAAALGLAIHSLPREQIVEVLSSLSVLGYPSGPGVLRFLPGPNNTYSDTLRAVGTSIDPNVFGGMLMLSATLMLGQLFAARPVLPRWLLLPGLGLTATAMVFSESRASWLGLAAAGALLATIRDRRLWLLGLPAVGALLALPVGQRMVSRLASGFAAQDRAAALRVDEYRQALKIIADYPVLGVGFGGAPELGTFVGVSSIYLLVGENTGLIGLGIFLLILAVVMVQGLRAALLAPDREDRALAATLLAPVLAGALVGNLDHYFMNPRFPHMVALFWLYVGLLAAATRRAMQPSQESGVICHPECSEPAGAAKNLTRSGRLHVERVVQHRRGLKAPPTILQSLRDAPVAPVPAVPDGRRAATE; encoded by the coding sequence GTGATCGTGCCGACGCGCCGGCCGGACTGGGTCGTCGACCACCTCTCGTGGGGGTCGCCGCTGGTGGTGGTGCTGCTGGCGCTGCTGGTCGGCGGCGGCCTCGGCGTGGCGGTGGCAGCCGGGTCGCCGGTTGGGGTGGCGGCGGTGGCCCTCGGGCTGATCGCCGCGTGGTGCGTGACACGTGGTGTGCAGGCCGGGCTGCTCGGGCTCGTGGCCGTTGCGACGCTCCTGCCGTATGCGGTCATCCCCGTTCGCGTCGGCGTGGCCCTGACGTTCGTGGATGCCCTGCTCGCCGCGATCTTCCTCAACTGGCTGCTGCGCCACGTGCTGACGGCCAGACGACTGCAGTTGACGCTGGCCGGCAGGCTGCTGGTCGCGTATCTGGTGACCGCTGTCCTGGCCCTGGTGCTCGGGGCCGCCTACGCGATGCCGTCCGGGGCCGCCCTGCGTAGCTTCCTCAAGTACGAGGTCGCCATCTGCCTGTTCATCGTCGTGGTGGACGTCGTCCGCGAGCGCGCCACGATCCAGCGGCTGGTGCAGGCCCTGATCCTCGGAGGGATAGCGGCGGCGGCGCTCGGACTGGCGATCCACAGCCTGCCGCGAGAGCAGATCGTCGAGGTGCTCTCGTCGCTGAGTGTGCTGGGCTACCCGTCTGGCCCGGGCGTCCTCCGCTTCCTGCCCGGGCCGAACAACACCTACTCCGACACGTTGCGAGCCGTCGGCACGTCCATCGATCCGAACGTGTTCGGCGGGATGCTGATGCTCTCGGCCACGCTGATGCTGGGCCAGTTGTTCGCAGCCCGGCCGGTGCTGCCGCGCTGGCTGCTGCTGCCGGGCCTCGGCCTGACGGCCACGGCGATGGTCTTCTCGGAGTCGCGGGCCTCGTGGCTCGGGCTTGCGGCGGCCGGCGCGCTGCTCGCCACCATCCGCGACCGTCGTCTCTGGCTGCTCGGGCTGCCGGCCGTTGGGGCGCTGCTGGCCCTGCCGGTCGGGCAACGGATGGTCTCGCGGCTGGCCTCGGGGTTCGCGGCGCAAGATCGGGCGGCGGCGCTGCGGGTGGACGAGTACCGGCAGGCCCTCAAGATCATTGCCGACTACCCGGTGCTGGGGGTCGGCTTCGGCGGCGCACCTGAGCTTGGCACCTTCGTCGGCGTCTCCAGCATCTACCTGCTGGTCGGCGAGAACACCGGGCTGATCGGCCTGGGGATCTTCCTGCTGATCCTGGCGGTGGTGATGGTACAGGGCCTGCGAGCGGCGCTGCTGGCCCCTGACCGCGAGGACCGGGCGCTCGCCGCGACGCTCCTGGCGCCGGTGCTGGCCGGCGCGCTGGTCGGCAACCTGGATCACTACTTCATGAACCCGCGGTTCCCGCACATGGTGGCCCTCTTCTGGCTCTACGTCGGGCTGCTGGCAGCCGCCACCCGGCGAGCAATGCAGCCGAGCCAGGAGTCAGGAGTAATATGTCATCCTGAATGCAGCGAGCCTGCGGGCGCAGCGAAGAACCTCACCCGCTCAGGGCGATTGCATGTTGAGCGCGTCGTGCAGCATCGTCGGGGCTTGAAAGCCCCGCCTACGATCCTGCAGTCGCTGCGCGACGCTCCAGTCGCACCAGTGCCTGCCGTTCCCGACGGCCGTCGCGCAGCGACTGAATGA
- a CDS encoding DUF4870 domain-containing protein — protein MHDARPPYPVRAPEPARAPSLGAHIRRKATEHVDQRIAAVSHLSIGFGIVIGVGFLVGIAINLIIWLRSKRSPVVAFHAEQAGAYQLAVLIVNILTAAVWIGVTVLLMGGSELGAGEMSMRQLLMGLWCALVPLFALWFFGTIAYGLYGGLVVAAGRDFSYPIFGPWARKRVAQGK, from the coding sequence ATGCACGATGCTCGCCCGCCCTACCCAGTCCGCGCGCCGGAGCCGGCCCGGGCGCCCAGCCTTGGCGCGCACATCCGCCGCAAGGCCACCGAGCACGTCGATCAGCGCATCGCCGCCGTCAGCCACCTGAGCATCGGCTTCGGCATCGTCATCGGGGTCGGGTTCCTGGTCGGGATCGCCATCAACCTGATCATCTGGCTGCGCAGCAAGCGCTCGCCGGTCGTCGCGTTCCACGCCGAGCAGGCCGGGGCCTATCAGCTGGCCGTGCTGATCGTCAACATCCTGACCGCCGCCGTCTGGATCGGCGTGACCGTCCTCCTGATGGGCGGCTCGGAGCTTGGCGCGGGCGAGATGTCGATGCGGCAGCTCCTGATGGGCCTCTGGTGCGCCCTCGTGCCGCTGTTCGCGCTCTGGTTCTTCGGGACCATCGCCTACGGACTGTACGGCGGGCTGGTGGTGGCGGCCGGGCGCGACTTCTCCTACCCGATCTTCGGGCCGTGGGCGCGCAAGCGGGTGGCCCAGGGCAAGTAG
- a CDS encoding acyltransferase gives MIARDVLIMDTDQHPLPDRPLQIAPVVLEDRVWVGARAIILKGVTIGHDSIIAAGAIVTRSVPPYTVVAGPAARPIRQMEPPGDAARPG, from the coding sequence ATGATCGCCCGGGACGTCCTCATCATGGACACCGATCAGCACCCGCTGCCGGACCGCCCGCTGCAGATCGCGCCCGTCGTCCTCGAAGACCGCGTGTGGGTTGGCGCGCGGGCCATCATCCTCAAGGGCGTCACCATCGGCCACGACAGCATCATTGCCGCCGGGGCCATCGTCACCCGAAGCGTGCCGCCCTACACCGTCGTCGCCGGGCCGGCCGCCCGGCCGATTCGCCAGATGGAGCCGCCCGGTGACGCCGCGCGCCCCGGGTAG
- the dinB gene encoding DNA polymerase IV, with product MQASRAPTDTLTARCIAHCDADRFYYAVEALERPELAQAERPVIVGHDPRTSPRSIVSTANDAARRLGINSGMSAAIALRIAPDALFVQPRYELYRAYSERLMAELRAASPVVQPLSIDEAWLDWSAHGFDVAAALALRERVRLATGLSISMGVATSKLVAKMATEIAKPGGVRVVRPGEEAGFLAPQPVRALFGVGPRTAERLTESGIETIGQIAGWPRERLIELFGPSHGGGLWDRAHGVDESLLEPDRAARSYSAEHTFPYDTLDRRQLWAELRSQAAEVAARLQAEGLHAGEVAIKLRYASFETLTRQTRLTLPTAAPDEIAQAAALLMRRHWDRARAVRLIGVRAARLLPSSRPVQLPLPFG from the coding sequence TTGCAGGCCAGCCGCGCCCCGACTGACACCCTCACCGCCCGCTGCATCGCACATTGCGACGCGGACCGCTTCTACTACGCGGTGGAAGCGCTGGAGCGGCCAGAGCTGGCGCAGGCCGAGCGGCCGGTCATCGTCGGGCACGATCCGCGCACGTCGCCCCGCTCGATTGTGAGCACGGCCAACGATGCCGCGCGACGGCTCGGGATCAACAGCGGCATGAGCGCCGCCATCGCGCTGCGGATCGCCCCGGACGCCCTGTTCGTGCAGCCGCGCTACGAGCTGTACCGGGCGTACTCCGAGCGCCTGATGGCCGAGCTGCGCGCCGCCAGCCCGGTGGTGCAGCCGCTCTCGATTGACGAGGCGTGGCTCGACTGGTCCGCGCACGGCTTCGACGTGGCGGCGGCGCTGGCCCTGCGTGAGCGGGTGCGGCTGGCGACGGGCCTCTCGATCTCGATGGGTGTGGCGACCTCGAAGCTGGTGGCGAAGATGGCGACGGAGATCGCCAAGCCCGGCGGCGTGCGCGTCGTGCGGCCCGGCGAGGAGGCCGGGTTTCTCGCGCCGCAGCCGGTGCGGGCGCTGTTCGGGGTGGGACCGCGCACGGCTGAACGGCTGACCGAGAGCGGCATCGAGACCATCGGGCAGATCGCCGGCTGGCCGCGCGAGCGGCTGATCGAGCTGTTCGGGCCGAGCCACGGCGGCGGGCTGTGGGACCGCGCGCACGGCGTCGACGAGTCGCTGCTGGAGCCGGACCGGGCGGCCCGCTCCTACTCTGCCGAGCACACCTTCCCCTACGACACGCTGGACCGTCGGCAGTTGTGGGCTGAGCTGCGCTCGCAGGCCGCCGAGGTGGCCGCCCGCTTGCAGGCCGAGGGGCTGCACGCTGGCGAGGTGGCGATCAAGCTGCGGTACGCCAGCTTCGAGACGCTGACGCGGCAGACTCGCCTGACGCTGCCGACGGCCGCCCCCGACGAGATCGCGCAGGCGGCAGCGCTGCTGATGCGGCGACACTGGGACCGTGCCCGGGCCGTGCGGCTGATCGGGGTGCGGGCGGCGCGGCTGCTGCCGTCGAGCCGGCCGGTCCAGCTGCCGCTGCCGTTCGGATAG
- a CDS encoding glycosyltransferase family 4 protein — MTASSLLPSGVCMLSGELPPDRGGVGDYTVRLADALAAQGVRIGLLTARRPSLPGRRTLGERRVPVYGAVPAWDARLWPLVRRVLTRLGPRPLLHIQFQAGAYELGGSVHLLPGLIRATLPGARVVTTFHDFLPPYLFPKAGAVRLAANRLLARSSHAAVFAELSDLEAAGPGVHGTVLPIGSNVDCQPAADLPRDEVRRRLGADDATFLIGYFGFLNPSKGVPTLLEAVGRLAAESPDRPVRLALLGAEFGVSNPTDLAQARAVHDAVERANLTDRVAKTGYLAPPELSSHLLACDAIALPFVDGASARRGTLMAALAHGRPIVSTLPRPRAMLTGPVAVWLGSGPGAAVIRDGDAALLTPPGDATALAAALTRLRDDVALREHLAAGALVVGEQISWAAIARETARIYAATFAGTGD; from the coding sequence GTGACTGCTTCCTCTCTGCTGCCTTCGGGCGTCTGCATGCTCTCCGGCGAGCTGCCGCCGGACCGGGGCGGTGTCGGGGATTACACCGTCCGACTTGCCGATGCGCTGGCGGCGCAGGGCGTCAGGATCGGGCTGCTGACGGCGCGCCGCCCCAGCCTGCCCGGCCGGCGCACGCTGGGCGAGCGCCGTGTCCCCGTCTACGGCGCGGTCCCCGCCTGGGACGCGCGTCTCTGGCCGCTGGTCCGGCGAGTCCTGACTCGGCTCGGACCGCGACCGCTGCTCCACATCCAGTTTCAGGCCGGCGCCTACGAGCTGGGCGGCTCGGTTCACCTGCTGCCGGGCCTGATCCGCGCGACGCTGCCCGGCGCCCGCGTCGTCACCACCTTCCACGACTTCCTGCCGCCGTACCTCTTCCCGAAAGCTGGCGCGGTCCGCCTCGCGGCCAATCGCCTGTTGGCCCGTTCGAGCCATGCTGCCGTCTTCGCCGAACTGTCGGATCTCGAAGCGGCCGGCCCTGGCGTGCACGGCACGGTCCTGCCCATCGGCAGCAACGTCGATTGCCAGCCTGCCGCCGATCTCCCACGAGACGAGGTGCGTCGCCGGCTGGGCGCAGACGACGCCACGTTCCTGATCGGCTACTTCGGCTTTCTGAACCCGAGCAAGGGCGTTCCGACCCTCCTCGAAGCGGTCGGGCGGCTGGCCGCCGAGTCGCCAGACCGCCCGGTTCGGCTGGCGCTGCTCGGCGCGGAGTTCGGGGTGTCCAACCCGACCGATCTGGCCCAGGCCCGGGCCGTCCACGACGCTGTGGAGCGCGCCAACCTGACGGATCGGGTGGCGAAGACCGGCTATCTCGCCCCACCCGAGCTGTCGTCGCACCTGCTCGCCTGCGACGCCATCGCCCTGCCCTTCGTGGACGGCGCATCGGCACGGCGCGGCACCCTGATGGCGGCGCTCGCGCACGGCCGGCCCATCGTCAGCACGCTGCCCAGACCGCGCGCCATGCTGACCGGCCCGGTGGCCGTCTGGCTCGGGAGCGGCCCGGGCGCGGCGGTCATCCGCGATGGCGACGCGGCCCTGCTGACGCCGCCGGGCGATGCCACGGCCCTGGCAGCGGCGCTCACCCGGCTCCGCGACGATGTCGCCCTGCGCGAGCACCTGGCGGCCGGCGCGCTGGTGGTTGGGGAGCAGATCTCGTGGGCGGCCATCGCGCGGGAGACGGCCCGGATCTACGCCGCGACGTTCGCAGGGACGGGCGACTGA
- a CDS encoding L,D-transpeptidase has protein sequence MAITRRAFLHTVGRTIAATGAALALPLVPATISPALAACETEAEGAAECKPEGAVPRPAGPPGFEPWWVSTFLSTKLWSDADALKDPVEAVEPGRLFRVDGPQEGYRVPVWDARENRTVYVGTEAIGPVGAPVWADYSEDGRWVDVHLSIQQHLIAMQGDLPVFKDLVTAGVDRRTKPGFYRILRRVANETMDSRTVPDATRTYLLKDVLYTQYFHGDGSAIHYNWWASSWGYPGSQGCLGMRMGGAKFMWDWAGVGTPLAIHY, from the coding sequence ATGGCGATCACTCGACGTGCGTTCTTGCACACTGTTGGGCGCACGATAGCTGCCACTGGGGCAGCCCTGGCGCTGCCGCTGGTCCCCGCGACGATCTCCCCGGCCCTGGCGGCCTGTGAGACCGAGGCTGAGGGCGCGGCGGAGTGCAAGCCGGAGGGCGCGGTCCCGCGGCCGGCCGGCCCGCCCGGGTTTGAGCCGTGGTGGGTTTCGACCTTCCTCTCCACGAAGCTCTGGTCGGACGCGGATGCCCTGAAGGATCCTGTCGAGGCGGTCGAGCCGGGCCGGCTGTTCCGCGTGGACGGCCCGCAGGAGGGCTACCGGGTTCCCGTCTGGGACGCTCGCGAGAACCGCACGGTCTACGTCGGCACGGAGGCTATCGGGCCGGTGGGTGCGCCGGTCTGGGCGGACTACAGCGAGGATGGCCGCTGGGTGGACGTGCACCTCTCGATCCAGCAGCACCTGATCGCGATGCAGGGCGATCTGCCCGTCTTCAAGGATCTGGTGACGGCCGGCGTGGACCGACGCACGAAGCCGGGCTTCTACCGGATCCTGCGGCGCGTGGCCAACGAGACGATGGACAGCCGGACGGTGCCGGATGCCACGCGGACGTACCTGCTGAAGGACGTGCTGTACACGCAGTACTTCCACGGGGACGGCTCCGCGATCCACTACAACTGGTGGGCGAGCTCCTGGGGTTACCCTGGCTCACAGGGGTGCCTGGGTATGCGGATGGGCGGGGCCAAGTTCATGTGGGACTGGGCCGGCGTCGGGACGCCGCTGGCGATCCACTACTAG